One window of the Chelonoidis abingdonii isolate Lonesome George chromosome 3, CheloAbing_2.0, whole genome shotgun sequence genome contains the following:
- the SNX5 gene encoding sorting nexin-5 isoform X3, whose translation MASQSQVRAVSVDLSIDPSLQIDIPDALSEKDKVKFTVHTKTTLPTFQSPEFSVTRQHEDFVWLHDTLTETEEYAGFIIPPAPSKPDFDGPREKMQKLGEGEVSMTKEEFAKMKQELEAEYLAVFKKTVSSHEVFLQRLSSHPVLNKDRNFHVFLEYDQDLSVRRKNTKEMFGGFLKSMVKSADEVLFSGVKEVDDFFEQEKTFLVNYYNRIKDACAKADKMTRSHKNVADDYISTSACLNSLALEEPTVTKKYLLKVAELFEKLRKVESRVSSDEDLKLSELLRYYMLNIEAAKDLLYRRTRSLVDYENSNKALDKARLKSKDVRLAEAHQQDCCQKFEKLSESAKEELISFKRKRIAAFRKNLIEMAELEIKHAKNSVSLLQSCIDLFKNN comes from the exons GTGAGGGCTGTGTCTGTGGATCTGAGTATTGATCCTTCCCTCCAGATTGACATCCCGGATGCCCTGAGTGAAAAAGACAAAGTAAAGTTCACTGTACATACTAAG ACTACACTGCCAACTTTTCAAAGCCCAGAGTTTTCAGTTACGAGGCAGCATGAAGACTTTGTGTGGCTACATGATACGCTTACTGAAACTGAAGAGTATGCAGGATTTATT ATACCTCCAGCGCCTTCAAAGCCTGACTTTGATGGTCCCAGAGAGAAGATGCAGAAACTTGGGGAAGGAGAAGTCTCTATGACAAAAGAGGAATTTGCAAAAATGAAGCAAGAACTAGAAGC TGAATATCTTGCTGTGTTTAAGAAGACTGTGTCATCACATGAAGTTTTCCTTCAGCGACTTTCTTCTCATCCTGTGCTCAACAAAGATCGCAACTTCCATGTTTTCCTAGAGTATGACCAGGAT ctaaGTGTTCGGAGAAAAAATACTAAAGAAATGTTtggtggctttttaaaaagcatggtGAAGAGTGCTGATGAAGTCCTCTTCTCTGGAGTGAAG GAGGTGGATGACTTCTTTGAGCAAGAGAAGACTTTTCTCGTAAACTATTACAACAGAATCAAGGATGCATGCGCAAAGGCAGATAAGATGACAAGATCCCATAAAA ATGTTGCAGATGACTACATCAGCACTTCAGCTTGCTTGAACAGCTTGGCTTTAGAAGAGCCCACAGTCACTAAAAA gtACTTGTTGAAAGTTGCTGAGCTCTTTGAAAAACTCAGG AAGGTAGAGAGTCGTGTGTCATCAGATGAAGACTTAAAGCTGTCTGAACTGTTACGATACTACATGCTCAACATAGAAGCAGCAAAA gATCTCCTATACAGACGTACCCGGAGTCTTGTGGACTATGAAAATTCAAACAAAGCCCTGGACAAAGCTAGATTGAAAAGCAAAGATGTCAGACTGGCAGAAGCACACCAGCAGGACTGCTGTCAGAAGTTCGAAAAGCTTTCCGAGTCTGCAAAGGAAG AACTGATCAGCTTCAAGCGGAAGAGAATAGCAGCCTTTCGTAAAAATCTAATTGAAATGGCTGAACTGGAAATCAAGCATGCAAAG AACAGTGTCTCTCTCCTGCAAAGCTGCATTGACTTGTTCAAGAACAACTAA
- the SNX5 gene encoding sorting nexin-5 isoform X2, with protein sequence MAALPEEVEEKRQVRAVSVDLSIDPSLQIDIPDALSEKDKVKFTVHTKTTLPTFQSPEFSVTRQHEDFVWLHDTLTETEEYAGFIIPPAPSKPDFDGPREKMQKLGEGEVSMTKEEFAKMKQELEAEYLAVFKKTVSSHEVFLQRLSSHPVLNKDRNFHVFLEYDQDLSVRRKNTKEMFGGFLKSMVKSADEVLFSGVKEVDDFFEQEKTFLVNYYNRIKDACAKADKMTRSHKNVADDYISTSACLNSLALEEPTVTKKYLLKVAELFEKLRKVESRVSSDEDLKLSELLRYYMLNIEAAKDLLYRRTRSLVDYENSNKALDKARLKSKDVRLAEAHQQDCCQKFEKLSESAKEELISFKRKRIAAFRKNLIEMAELEIKHAKNSVSLLQSCIDLFKNN encoded by the exons GTGAGGGCTGTGTCTGTGGATCTGAGTATTGATCCTTCCCTCCAGATTGACATCCCGGATGCCCTGAGTGAAAAAGACAAAGTAAAGTTCACTGTACATACTAAG ACTACACTGCCAACTTTTCAAAGCCCAGAGTTTTCAGTTACGAGGCAGCATGAAGACTTTGTGTGGCTACATGATACGCTTACTGAAACTGAAGAGTATGCAGGATTTATT ATACCTCCAGCGCCTTCAAAGCCTGACTTTGATGGTCCCAGAGAGAAGATGCAGAAACTTGGGGAAGGAGAAGTCTCTATGACAAAAGAGGAATTTGCAAAAATGAAGCAAGAACTAGAAGC TGAATATCTTGCTGTGTTTAAGAAGACTGTGTCATCACATGAAGTTTTCCTTCAGCGACTTTCTTCTCATCCTGTGCTCAACAAAGATCGCAACTTCCATGTTTTCCTAGAGTATGACCAGGAT ctaaGTGTTCGGAGAAAAAATACTAAAGAAATGTTtggtggctttttaaaaagcatggtGAAGAGTGCTGATGAAGTCCTCTTCTCTGGAGTGAAG GAGGTGGATGACTTCTTTGAGCAAGAGAAGACTTTTCTCGTAAACTATTACAACAGAATCAAGGATGCATGCGCAAAGGCAGATAAGATGACAAGATCCCATAAAA ATGTTGCAGATGACTACATCAGCACTTCAGCTTGCTTGAACAGCTTGGCTTTAGAAGAGCCCACAGTCACTAAAAA gtACTTGTTGAAAGTTGCTGAGCTCTTTGAAAAACTCAGG AAGGTAGAGAGTCGTGTGTCATCAGATGAAGACTTAAAGCTGTCTGAACTGTTACGATACTACATGCTCAACATAGAAGCAGCAAAA gATCTCCTATACAGACGTACCCGGAGTCTTGTGGACTATGAAAATTCAAACAAAGCCCTGGACAAAGCTAGATTGAAAAGCAAAGATGTCAGACTGGCAGAAGCACACCAGCAGGACTGCTGTCAGAAGTTCGAAAAGCTTTCCGAGTCTGCAAAGGAAG AACTGATCAGCTTCAAGCGGAAGAGAATAGCAGCCTTTCGTAAAAATCTAATTGAAATGGCTGAACTGGAAATCAAGCATGCAAAG AACAGTGTCTCTCTCCTGCAAAGCTGCATTGACTTGTTCAAGAACAACTAA
- the SNX5 gene encoding sorting nexin-5 isoform X1 has protein sequence MLMPGAASGGRLELVGCLLQVRAVSVDLSIDPSLQIDIPDALSEKDKVKFTVHTKTTLPTFQSPEFSVTRQHEDFVWLHDTLTETEEYAGFIIPPAPSKPDFDGPREKMQKLGEGEVSMTKEEFAKMKQELEAEYLAVFKKTVSSHEVFLQRLSSHPVLNKDRNFHVFLEYDQDLSVRRKNTKEMFGGFLKSMVKSADEVLFSGVKEVDDFFEQEKTFLVNYYNRIKDACAKADKMTRSHKNVADDYISTSACLNSLALEEPTVTKKYLLKVAELFEKLRKVESRVSSDEDLKLSELLRYYMLNIEAAKDLLYRRTRSLVDYENSNKALDKARLKSKDVRLAEAHQQDCCQKFEKLSESAKEELISFKRKRIAAFRKNLIEMAELEIKHAKNSVSLLQSCIDLFKNN, from the exons atgctgatgcctggagctgcctctggggGGAGACTTGAACTGGTGGGGTGTCTGCTCCAG GTGAGGGCTGTGTCTGTGGATCTGAGTATTGATCCTTCCCTCCAGATTGACATCCCGGATGCCCTGAGTGAAAAAGACAAAGTAAAGTTCACTGTACATACTAAG ACTACACTGCCAACTTTTCAAAGCCCAGAGTTTTCAGTTACGAGGCAGCATGAAGACTTTGTGTGGCTACATGATACGCTTACTGAAACTGAAGAGTATGCAGGATTTATT ATACCTCCAGCGCCTTCAAAGCCTGACTTTGATGGTCCCAGAGAGAAGATGCAGAAACTTGGGGAAGGAGAAGTCTCTATGACAAAAGAGGAATTTGCAAAAATGAAGCAAGAACTAGAAGC TGAATATCTTGCTGTGTTTAAGAAGACTGTGTCATCACATGAAGTTTTCCTTCAGCGACTTTCTTCTCATCCTGTGCTCAACAAAGATCGCAACTTCCATGTTTTCCTAGAGTATGACCAGGAT ctaaGTGTTCGGAGAAAAAATACTAAAGAAATGTTtggtggctttttaaaaagcatggtGAAGAGTGCTGATGAAGTCCTCTTCTCTGGAGTGAAG GAGGTGGATGACTTCTTTGAGCAAGAGAAGACTTTTCTCGTAAACTATTACAACAGAATCAAGGATGCATGCGCAAAGGCAGATAAGATGACAAGATCCCATAAAA ATGTTGCAGATGACTACATCAGCACTTCAGCTTGCTTGAACAGCTTGGCTTTAGAAGAGCCCACAGTCACTAAAAA gtACTTGTTGAAAGTTGCTGAGCTCTTTGAAAAACTCAGG AAGGTAGAGAGTCGTGTGTCATCAGATGAAGACTTAAAGCTGTCTGAACTGTTACGATACTACATGCTCAACATAGAAGCAGCAAAA gATCTCCTATACAGACGTACCCGGAGTCTTGTGGACTATGAAAATTCAAACAAAGCCCTGGACAAAGCTAGATTGAAAAGCAAAGATGTCAGACTGGCAGAAGCACACCAGCAGGACTGCTGTCAGAAGTTCGAAAAGCTTTCCGAGTCTGCAAAGGAAG AACTGATCAGCTTCAAGCGGAAGAGAATAGCAGCCTTTCGTAAAAATCTAATTGAAATGGCTGAACTGGAAATCAAGCATGCAAAG AACAGTGTCTCTCTCCTGCAAAGCTGCATTGACTTGTTCAAGAACAACTAA